The following are encoded together in the Gemmatimonadota bacterium genome:
- a CDS encoding PEP-CTERM sorting domain-containing protein, protein MVEPKTITWYRGCARVHSNTLFCDFVATAQVLGGTPGYPAPYTIFFSVMPTDRLTYYDMWSWTTPKVPDCSGADDSYWIPARCSKYMKRMTIGGSLDWWGEGGEYHRRRILFHSISTPEPASMALLATGLLAIGGGALRRRRRIRDAA, encoded by the coding sequence ATGGTGGAACCCAAGACGATCACGTGGTACCGCGGATGCGCGCGCGTGCATTCGAACACGCTCTTCTGCGACTTCGTCGCCACCGCGCAGGTTCTGGGCGGGACGCCCGGGTACCCCGCCCCCTATACGATCTTCTTTTCGGTCATGCCAACGGACCGGCTGACCTACTACGACATGTGGTCGTGGACGACCCCCAAGGTGCCGGACTGCAGCGGGGCAGACGACAGCTACTGGATTCCCGCGAGGTGCTCCAAATACATGAAGCGGATGACGATTGGCGGTTCCCTGGATTGGTGGGGCGAAGGGGGCGAGTACCACCGACGTCGCATTCTCTTCCACTCCATCTCGACACCGGAACCCGCCTCCATGGCCTTGCTCGCGACCGGGCTGCTCGCCATCGGCGGCGGTGCGCTCCGGCGCCGGCGGCGTATACGTGATGCGGCGTAA
- a CDS encoding DinB family protein — MPNDKRRARIAVPLDGTVLMRHPLHILAGSVALAASIACATAPLSAQGASKPADPSLAAIHGNWKQVIGFVTASAEELSEADYAYRPVPTVRSFGELIGHVAGSQNMICAAALGDKQPAEDAVEKAAKTKAALVKALRESNAYCEKAYAIPASQAGMSVELFGAPSTRAGALALNAVHDGEHYGNIITYMRMKGMVPPSSRR, encoded by the coding sequence TTGCCGAATGACAAGCGGCGAGCGAGGATAGCGGTTCCTCTCGATGGGACAGTGCTCATGCGTCACCCCCTCCATATCCTCGCAGGCTCCGTCGCGCTTGCCGCCTCGATCGCGTGCGCAACCGCGCCGCTCTCGGCGCAAGGCGCGTCCAAACCGGCCGATCCCAGCCTCGCGGCCATTCACGGCAACTGGAAGCAGGTGATCGGCTTCGTCACCGCTTCGGCCGAGGAGTTGTCCGAGGCCGACTACGCGTATCGGCCGGTGCCGACCGTGCGCAGCTTCGGCGAGTTGATCGGCCACGTGGCCGGTTCGCAGAACATGATCTGCGCGGCCGCACTCGGCGACAAGCAGCCCGCCGAGGATGCCGTGGAGAAGGCGGCGAAGACCAAGGCGGCGCTGGTGAAGGCGCTCAGGGAATCGAACGCATATTGCGAGAAGGCGTACGCGATTCCGGCATCGCAGGCGGGTATGTCGGTGGAGCTGTTCGGCGCGCCGTCAACGCGGGCGGGGGCGCTGGCGCTCAACGCCGTGCATGACGGGGAGCACTACGGGAACATCATCACCTACATGCGCATGAAGGGGATGGTGCCGCCGTCGAGCCGGCGGTAG
- a CDS encoding DUF423 domain-containing protein, translating into MDRLFLIIAALSGAVSVGAGAFGAHALRARLEPRLLEVFQTGAQYQMYHALAMVGVAWVASRWPGALSTASGWLFVAGTVLFSGSLYAMALTGVRALGAITPLGGVCFIAGWVTLAVAVMRER; encoded by the coding sequence ATGGACCGACTCTTCCTCATCATCGCGGCCTTGTCCGGGGCCGTCAGCGTTGGCGCCGGGGCCTTTGGCGCGCACGCGCTTCGTGCGCGCCTCGAACCGCGCCTGCTCGAGGTGTTCCAGACCGGGGCGCAGTACCAGATGTATCACGCGCTCGCGATGGTGGGCGTGGCGTGGGTGGCCAGCCGCTGGCCTGGGGCGTTGAGCACCGCGAGCGGCTGGCTGTTCGTGGCGGGGACGGTGCTCTTCTCCGGGTCGCTCTACGCGATGGCGCTCACCGGCGTGCGCGCGCTCGGCGCCATCACGCCGCTGGGTGGTGTGTGCTTCATCGCCGGCTGGGTGACGCTGGCGGTGGCGGTGATGCGCGAGCGCTGA
- a CDS encoding VOC family protein — translation MIVLSANDLAASSAFYSTVFGWQLHKLSPELATAALTSGPVVTLRANNPEGFQGMVPFIGTRNVAATMDAVVHAGGGVERAPWSVPMMGTLARVTDPAGTIYGLADALPPGAIPRIPIPFGDAPKPPDGTVCSLEMHAGDLDVAARFFGEQFGWGTQAMMPQFLTFDPGAGVAGVFQSHTPALRGVAYVYSSNVSAALAAIDAAGGKRLGDPMAMPGRATFGYFTDPSGTTMGLIGG, via the coding sequence ATGATCGTCCTCTCCGCCAACGACTTGGCCGCCTCGTCGGCCTTCTACAGCACGGTCTTTGGCTGGCAACTCCACAAGCTGTCGCCGGAACTCGCGACGGCGGCGCTCACCTCGGGACCGGTCGTCACGCTCCGCGCCAACAACCCCGAAGGCTTTCAGGGGATGGTCCCCTTCATCGGCACTCGAAATGTCGCCGCAACCATGGACGCCGTGGTGCACGCCGGAGGGGGCGTCGAACGCGCACCGTGGTCGGTCCCGATGATGGGAACACTCGCACGCGTCACCGATCCGGCCGGGACGATCTACGGGCTCGCGGACGCCCTTCCGCCAGGCGCAATTCCGCGCATCCCGATCCCCTTCGGCGATGCACCCAAGCCGCCTGACGGGACCGTCTGCTCGCTCGAGATGCACGCCGGCGACCTCGACGTCGCCGCTCGCTTCTTCGGCGAGCAGTTCGGCTGGGGGACGCAGGCAATGATGCCGCAGTTCCTCACCTTCGACCCTGGCGCCGGCGTCGCCGGCGTATTCCAGTCGCACACACCCGCCCTGCGCGGCGTCGCCTACGTCTACTCCTCCAACGTCTCGGCCGCGCTCGCCGCGATCGATGCCGCCGGCGGCAAGCGACTGGGCGACCCGATGGCGATGCCGGGGAGGGCGACCTTCGGCTACTTCACCGACCCTTCGGGGACGACGATGGGGCTCATCGGTGGTTAG
- a CDS encoding PIN domain-containing protein: protein MKAAIVDSSCVVAISLGERAATPLLKRLSGFDRLYASTLLEAEVRSALLREGISHEEVDLADLQWILPARPLSEEIQRVLDAGYTRSADCWHLACALYLANDPTEITFLTLDAQQRKVAQQLGFGT, encoded by the coding sequence GTGAAGGCGGCAATCGTCGACAGCTCGTGCGTCGTCGCGATATCGCTGGGCGAACGAGCGGCCACGCCCCTGCTGAAGCGCCTCTCGGGGTTCGATCGGTTGTACGCGTCGACGCTCCTCGAGGCCGAAGTGCGAAGCGCGTTGCTGCGCGAAGGCATTTCACACGAGGAGGTCGATCTGGCCGACCTGCAGTGGATCCTCCCAGCGCGTCCGCTGAGCGAGGAGATCCAGCGCGTGCTGGACGCGGGCTATACACGCAGCGCCGACTGCTGGCACCTCGCCTGCGCACTCTACCTCGCCAACGACCCCACCGAGATCACCTTCCTCACGCTCGACGCGCAGCAGCGCAAGGTCGCGCAGCAACTGGGCTTCGGCACCTGA
- a CDS encoding type II toxin-antitoxin system Phd/YefM family antitoxin produces MRDEYSLYDAKAKLSALIRQVREGRTIVITVHGQPAAELRPIETLPQQQTLEQRLAEMEARGEVTPAVRKPGTAVGLRAVARRPGALKRFIKERE; encoded by the coding sequence ATGCGTGATGAATACTCCCTGTACGACGCCAAGGCGAAACTCTCGGCGCTGATCCGGCAGGTGCGTGAGGGACGCACCATCGTCATTACGGTGCATGGTCAACCCGCGGCGGAGTTGCGCCCGATCGAGACACTCCCCCAACAACAGACGCTCGAACAGCGCCTCGCGGAGATGGAAGCGCGCGGCGAAGTCACGCCCGCGGTCCGGAAGCCTGGGACCGCAGTCGGGCTTCGCGCGGTGGCGCGTCGCCCGGGGGCACTGAAGCGATTCATCAAGGAACGCGAGTGA